In the Treponema maltophilum ATCC 51939 genome, CGGGAATTTTGCGCAGCGACTCGCCTTCTATATCGATGGGGCAGGAAAACAGTATATACATTTTATTCGAACCGACCGGAGCGACCGTTAAAGCGATTTCCGGCGGGAAATCGAAAGAAGAAACGGCATTTCCGAAAGACTTCATTTTGTTGCCCGCCAAGTCGGTTATAATACCGCCGTTCGGATGAGCCGAATCGCGCTCGGTATAGGCTATGCCGAAGGATTCCGTTAGCGGGAAAGCCGGAGTTCCGATGCGTAACTGTAAATACAGCGTGTCCGTATCCGGATGCGGCGAAGACGTATTGTAAAAAAATGCTTCATTTTCCGCTTTTTGGCTGTACATTCCGGAAGTTTTGAAATTTTGCAATACGGTATTGTATTCCGCTTTTGTATGCGTAAAGTCAAATGCGGCAATACTGTCTGCAATAGTACAGGCGCGTATACCGCCGGTCGTAGCGGCGCTTCCGGCAAACCGGGAACCGCCGCGCGAATCGTAGCGGGAATCATCCACGAGCGAAGAACCGTTCATCCATCCTTCTGTCGTTTTCCACCAATAATTGTTTGGGGTAAGGGCGGCCGGCGTGTTGTCGAAAAAGTGGAATTCCAGTCTGTCGGCAAGGAGGGAAGACGGCGAATACGCAACCGCTTCTTTTTCGGAAGTTCCCGTATTCCAAGCCGCCGACTCCTTCGCAACGACGGCAAGCACCGGCGGAGAGGTGTCCCAGCTGCTGACTTCAGCCAGTCCGACGGCGGACGAAGCGTATATTTTAGGCACAAATTGTGCATCAAGTTTTTCCCACCGTTCCAAAGGCGGCGGAGTATTGCGAGTTCTGATGTTTGCCGTATCCAAAGGCGTTGCAGAACCGGACGGCGTTTCCGATTGGGTTATATAACCGACCCAATTGTGAACGGGAGTCGATGAGCCGCCAATCGGCACAGATACGGTACCTTCGACCCAGCCGGCAACGGAAACACGCACCCGACATTCCCTTCCTGAAGGACTGCCGGGCGGCAGGGGCGTCGTAACCCTCATTGCCGCCGTTCGGTATACGGCATGCACTGACCCCGAAGTTGCCCCCGGTCTTATGCCGGTAACAAGTTTGCCGCTTGAAAAGGACGCAAGACCTTTAACTGCGGTAATGGTCCCGCCCGAACCCGTTTCAATATTGCCGATCGTATCGGTTGCCCGAATATACTTTGCGCCCGTGGCAATATCGGGGTTGTCCGATATGCCGTCTATAAATACCGGTTCTGAGTAGCGGAATTCTATAAAATTGTGCGCGTCGTACTTGGGCTGATTTACGGGATTGGGCGCTTGAACGTGCGTTTCCTGCCCCACATAGACGGCGGCAAGAACGGGCGGGCAGTGGTCTTTCACATCGCCGTAGATTTTGCCGTTATCGCCGCTTGTGTCCGCATCACCGACAGCATAATGGCGAATGCGGTTTTTATATTTATCGCGCACGGCCGCATAAATTGAAGAAGTTGCCTTCGGAATCCACAGGTTCGGTTTTGTGTTTTGATGAACGGGATCTTTTCCCGATGCGCTTGCATACGGCTGCGCACCGCCGCGGTCGGTGCTTTGATTTGACCCTGCATACATTCCCGTTGCATCGGTATTCCAACGTCGCGCTGGATTACCGTCCGTGCGCAAAAAGAATTCGTGCACATCGCCGTTCGGCAACGTTGCTCCCGGTATTTTTTGTCCGCCGCTAACGGTAACAGCTAACGCTTCTTTAAAAGGTATCATGCCGTTATTGAATTTTATATTTCCGCTGTTAATTGCGCGAGCAATCTCCCCCTTCGAATTTTCAACATCCATATTAAAGCGGACATATATCGTATCGTCGGAATATGTATACGCTTCGACAATAGTCAAGCGATCCTTTCCCCATGCAGGAGAATTTGTAATAGTATCAGTAGGAGAACGCTCCGCCGCGGCAACAAATCCGCCGCCCAAAACGCTGCAATTCGAAACCGTTGTAAAATACGCTTCGGCAAAGGCCTGTGTTGCATCATCGTTATTCGGAATATCAAGCGTCCAAGATGGTGCGCTCAAATTCATGCCGTTTGCATAGAAATTTTTACCGGCCTTGAGGGTTTTACCGGAAAGATTTGCGAAAGTGCCCGAAAAAGAAGGTGATGTATCGGTTTCTTTGGGCAAAGCCGTTCCGTCGGGAAGTGCGGCCGGAAGCGTCAAGGATGCGGCGGCGCTGTAACCGTTGGCATTGGCGCTTCCTGTTCGGCTGCTGTGATTATAGGTAAACAAGCCCGTTGTTTCCGACGGGTCGGAGGCACCATCGGCCGTAGTGTCGTTTGCTTTATACTGCGGCCCGAACAGCACTATGTCGCCCTTTGTACCGTTTACTTCCGTGGTAATGCCGCCGCTTGAAGGGGCGAACGCAACCGTTCCTTTAAATAGCACAAAATTTGCGCATTTTAACTCGTTTTTGAGCGTAAGATCTCCTGCGACAAAGATATTGCAGTCGTCAGGCTTGGTTACGGCGCTCGGCGAAGGGTCAAAGGTTGTTGTCGCCGGCGGCGTAACAACAAGATAAAGGTTTTTCGATTCAAAAGAAATTCCGTTTGCAGGAAGTCCCGTTCCCGCCCCGTCGGTAATCGGAGCGCCGATTTGCACGGCGGCATTGCCCGTTTGTACAAATTTATCGCCGAGCTTTACGGCACCTTTCAGGATGATTTTTTCGCTCGCTTGAGCATAGAAACCGGCCGCCGTTATTGTACCGCCGGTCGTTATTGTTTTGGTTTTGGTGGCGGTATCGATATCTGTAATCGTTACATTGTTGACGTCAACATCACCCCTTATTTCCACAACGGGACTTTTCAGTTCAACATCTTTTTTCGGAGAAGTACTGCTGCTAAGAGAGGTAGTGCCGGCAAACAAAAGCGATGTTTTCGCCTTAAATTCGGTATCCGCACTCAGCGTTACGGTACCGTTATAGATTTGCGTCGCGGGGCCGGCGGCGGTAGCGGTAATTGTTGCAGCGGTATTTACCGTTGTCGCCTCACGTACTTCGATTTTTGCGGCTGTGACTGTTGCGGTATTTACGTTCAACTTCCTTGTTTTTAAATCGCCGGTTAAAACGACGGGGCCTTCTACCGTAAGACTTGACGCGTTCTCGGCATTCACCGTTCCGGCAGAAAGCTTTTTCGTTTTCACCGTACCGCCGCCGTTGAAAGTAAGGTTTTTCCCCGTCGCATTCACTGCCTGTATAAAATTTATTTCAGGTGAAGAAGTAAACGTCGTATTTGCGCCTATATCGGCATCGCCGATATAGGTTTGCCTCGGCGCTTCAATCGTAACGTAACTGTGGTCGCCCGAGGCGGCTTTTACGGTAAACTTTTCGTCGACCCTTAAAGAAGGCGACGTTACCTTTATGTTCTTTCGGTTTTCTTCTACGGTCAAATTCTCGTACGGACCGCCCCATAAAGCATTATTCGTCGTCCCGTAATAGGCAACCGTCGATCCCGGCTTATGCGTGATTTTATCGTCGGCTGCGGTTTTACCCAGCCAGGTCGTTTGCCCGCTCGTCCCCGTCATTTTGAGCGTTCCGAAGTTTTCAAGCGGAGCAAAACCTGTGTCGCCGGAATCATCGGTTATAACATAATCGGCTAAATCCAATTTGGCGCCGGGAGCAAGGGTAATCGTTTTTGCCTTTACATTCGCTGTAAGTTTGGGATATTGCGTTGTTACTACAGGAATCGTTACAATTGTATTTTTTCCCGGAATCACATAGGGTGTCCAGTTTCTATGGTCAGCCCAAGCATTAGATTTTTTCCCCGACCAGCTTACAGCTCCGTTATAATTTGTAAAAATCCAGTTTTCGGGTTTTCCGGCTTGTATATCGGTATCCGAACCATCAGGTATACTGTCTTCTGCCGTATAGGTGCCGCCTCTAATAGGAATATTGGTTTTGACTTTAAGAAATTGTCCCTTTGCCGAATTGGCAGATGTAAGCGCGATATGAGGATTTCCGGTATCGCCTTGAACGGTCAAAGAGGATGTTGCCGATTGTCCTTGCAGCTTCAAATCTCCGGCTACAGAAATTTTTCCGTTTATCGTAAGTGTTTTTATATATGAATCGGTACAGTCTAAATCTTTGAATTGAGTGCTTGTCTCAGCCGATGTTCCGGTAATGATGATCTCTGAGGGAATCGGATCCGGATCTAAGGTATCTATCTTGTTTGCTTTAGTCAAGGTTACGCTATGATTTCCCGCGGCGAATGTACCATTATTTGTAAGTTTATGAGTTATTTTTATATCTGAAAGAAGATTAAGGGTTGTACCCGAAGCGATTTCTAATTCTCGGATTTCTGAAGGGTTGGTAAAACTTATGGTTTTTGTACCGCTCCCGCTAAAGAGTAATTTACCATAATCCGCAAAATGAAAAATACCTGCAGTCAGATTTCCAAGTATCTTTATTGTACCGCCTGAGGCTTTCATATCCTTTATTATCATATTTCCTTCAGCAGTTATGTCGCCCCAGCATCTCCATTGCGTATTTGCCGTGTTTACAGTAATGTTCCCTCCGGAACCTGAAACTTTTTTTGCCTCAACGGTACTTTGTACGGAAGAAAAGTTTCCGGTTACTTCGATATCTCCGTTTGCTTCAATATTTACAGGATGATCATGATCTCCCGCGTCCCAATTTCCGTTTACGGTAATATTTCCGGCTGTTAAGTCCTTTGTTTTTAAGCCGGTTCCAGTAGCGGAACCGGTAATGAAGATGATATTCTTATAGGCTGATCCATTTTTCGCAGTTATTTTACCTGTATACGTTTGTGTCGGTGCGGTAATCGTTGCGGCAGTGCTTACGGTTGCCGCTTGGCTCACTTCAATTTTTGCGGCAGAGACAGTTGCGGTATTTACAGTCAAATTCTTTGCTTTTAAATCCCCGCTCAAAGTAACGGCTCCGTTTACCGTAAGCATCGACGTGCCCGCCGCACTCACCGTTCCGGCGGTAACTCCCTGCATACTCACCGCTCCGCCGCCGGTAAAGGACAGGTTTCGCCCCACCGCCGTTACCGACCATCCGAAAGTTACGGAAGTTGCCGCACGAAACTCGGTATTCGTCAATACCGTAACGTCGCCGTTATAGGTTTGTACAGGAGCCGTAATTTGTATCGGAGGATTTTCTGCAGGCGGGTTCCTTTCTATCTTCAGTGTTTTATTCACTGTAAGAGACTGTGCTTGAACGGGACCTCTCACAATAAGATTTTGATACGCCCCCTGCCAAATATCTTTGCCGGTATTGCCGTAGTATACGACAGTAGAGTCGGTTTTTAGAATTATTTTTCCGCCACTGAACAGATTCCGATGTTCATCCGTACCGGAAAGTTCCAGCGTTCCCTTTTTATTTACGGTTACGGTTACCGTCCCGCGCAAAGCGTAGTTGGCTAACTGAAATTTTCCATCGTTTATTTCCGACCCTACTTCAATCTGCGCCGGCCCCGCAAAGGTAATATTTTCGGTTAAAAAACAAGGCCCGGGGGAAAGAATTTTATATGTACCGGCCGGGAAGGCGGCGGGCGTTGTGCCGGCGGGAAGGTTCGGGCTCCAGTTTGACGGATTTTTAAAATTACCGTATCCACCCGTCCACGTATAAGTTTGAGCCGAGGCGAGTATTCCCGCGGCAAAGAGAAAAATCGATATAATAACAAAGCTCTTAAAATTCCTTTTCATATACATATATTGTATCGGCTTTTTTGCGAAAAATCCAGTCAAATATGGAGAAAATTGATTTCTGACGGAATTCGATTTTAGGCGGCATTTGAGGAAAAACCGCAACGACGGCAAAAAATAAAGACAAATTGACTGATAAGGCATAAAGAAGTATCTTAATTATATGAACGAAAATAACACACACAATCAATCGCAAAATTCCGCCTGTTCAGGATGTCCCTCGGCATCTTCCTGCAGTGCCGAAGCGCGCAGTTCCTGCGGCAAGGCGGCAGGACAGTCTGCCGGAGCGCGGCAGGATTTTTCCGAAAAGCCGCATCCCAAAAGTTCCATCAAAAAGGTTATCGGCGTCGTAAGCGGAAAGGGCGGCGTGGGTAAGTCCCTTGTTACCTCGTTATTGGCGTGCGCCGCGCAAAAAAAAGGCTTGCACGCGGCCGTATTGGATGCCGATATTACCGGTCCGTCCATTCCGCGCATTTTCGGTTTGCACGGAAAAGTTGAAGGGGACGAAAACGGCATTTATCCGGCGACGACGGCGGAGGGCATTCAGGTTATGTCGATCAACTTTTTGCTCGAAAACGAAACCGATCCCGTGTTGTGGCGCGGCCCGATTATCGCCGGGGCGGTCAAACAGTTTTGGACGGACGTAATTTGGAAGGACGTCGACCTCATGTTTGTCGATATGCCGCCGGGAACGGGAGATGTTCCTTTAACGGTGTTTCAGTCGCTTTCGATCGGCGGCATTATCGTCGTTGCAAGTCCGCAAGAACTTGTCGGCATGATTGTCGAAAAAGCCGTAAAAATGGCCGATATGATGCATATTCCCGTTTTGGCGCTGGTTGAAAACATGAGCTATGTTCAGTGTCCGCACTGCGGCGAAAAAATCGAAGTGTTCGGAAAGAGCAATGCCGACAATCTTGCCTCAAAGCACGCAATTCCGGTTACGGTAAAGCTGCCGATGGACAGCGCCTTTGCCGCCGCCTGCGATGAAGGCCGCATCGAAAAACTGGAAAGAACGGAATTCGATGCGCTCATCGAAACGCTGCGTCCGTAAAGCCCGGTAAACAAAGCGTCCGCCGGCACCTAACGCAGGGGCGTTTTCCCGCCTATGTGTTCGGCGCGCGCAAAGCCGCCATTGTAATATAATTGTACGGCTGGTTAAAGTGCGGCAAAAAAAACAGATCGAGCAGTTTTAACTTGTCGATCGTAACCTTTTCCTGAATGGCCAACGAAAACAAGTGGATGCCCATCGATACGTCGAGCCGGGAGGCAAGCTGCGCGCCGATAATGCGCCGGCTTTTCTTTTCGAATACGATACGGATTTTTACCTTTTCGTTTGTGCGCATAAACAGCGCGCGCTGAAAATCCTCGTAATCGGCACATTCGGCGTCTATGCCGGCCGCTTTCGCCTTTGTCAAGGTGAGTCCGGTTGAAATCATATGTAAGCCGAAAATGGAAATCGCGTTTGAGCCCTGAACGCCGGGCGACTCAAGTTTTACGCCGCACGCGTTGTGCGCGGCGATAATGCCGGAACGAAGCGCGTTCGTCGCAAGCGCTATGTAATTGACGGCACACACGGCATTGTCTTTTACCGTTGCGCAATCGCCGATTGCGAATACATCTTTTCGGCTCGTTTCCTGCCGTTCGTTGACTATGTACGCGCCGTTTCTAAAGCAGTCCAGTTTTCCCTTTCCGAGTTCCGTGTTCGGTCTGAAGCCGACCGCCCACACAACCATATCGGCGTCCACGCTTCCCGTAGAAGTCAGCACCTTTTCAACCTTGTCCTTTCCTTCAAAGCCTTCAACCTTGGTGCCGAATTTTAAATTGACGCCGTTGTCTTCGAGGTTCTTTTTCATAAGCGCCGTAAATTCGCCGTCGTAATATACGGGCAGACAGGTTTCGGCGATGTCGATGAGGGTGGTATTTTTGTTGTGGCGCTTAAACGCTTCGGCAAGTTCCACGCCGATATAGCCTGCGCCGATGACGGCAACGTTGCGGATGTTTTCGGTTTTGAGTTTATTTATAACGTCCTGCGCATCCTGAAACAGCTTTACGCGCTGAATGTTGCGCAAAGAACTTCCGGGTAAATCGGGAATAATCGGATTCGAGCCGGTTGCCAAAATCAATTTGTCGTAGGATTCGTCGATTTTATTGCCTTCGGAATCTTTTGCATGCACGATTTTTTTATCGAAGTCGATGTCGGTTACTTCGGTTTTCATATGTACGACGGCGCCTTTTTGTTCCATCTGCCGTTTGCTGGAATAAAAAAGTCCGTCCGAACCGTCTATTTGATTGCCGATCCACAGCGCCATGCCGCAGCCCAAAAAGCTTACATTGTCGTTACGCTCGAATACGACAACCTTATTGCCTTTGTAGTTATCCAACACGGTATTGACGGCCGCGGTTCCCGCGTGATTTCCGCCGATAATGACGATTTTGCTCATCCGTCCGACTCCTCCTAAAAGGTTTGATTATTCCACCAATTTTAGCGTATCGGGGAAAAAAGTGCTACCACGAAAGGAGGATTTCTTTCGGATAATAGGTTTGCAAGCCGGGCTTCCATTGGTAATACACGCTTGTGTCGGCTGCAGGACTGAGCGGGTCATAAAATACCGGATAATCCTTGTTTTCGATGATTTTAAAAGTCGGATTGACGACAGCCGGATCGTAGGTCAGGCGTATACCGCCGTCTTCAATATAGCGCACGTCACAAAAATACGTGTAATCGTAGACGGCAAAGTACAATTCCGTTCCCGTATACTTCGACAAATCAACGTAAAAGCGGTAGGTCATTATGCCGTTTTTTTGCGTCGCTTTAAACCGGCTCACTTTTTCCGGATTACTGCGTTTTGTGCCTTGGCGGATAAACGTATAAAAATAATAATTGCGCAAATTGATAAAGGCATTGTTGTACACCGCTTCGCTTTCGGCATCGCTGAATTTTCCGTTATGATCGGCGTCAAGCCAGCTTATGATTTCATTGCTGAATATTTTGTCAAAGGTCCATTCGATATAGGCGCCCTGCAGTTTTTTGCCCTGCCACACGAATTCAATCGCCGTATCGATAAATACGTGCGGATGCGCGTACGCCGCCTTGGCCGGCATAAAAAAAGCCGCACAAATAAAGGCACAAAACACAACTGTTTTAAAAATCTTTTTCATAAGTTCTCGGCAGCCTTCGGCTCCGTTGCCGGCGGCAGGTTATTCGTCTTTCTTTTTGGTTACGCTTTGCGCCAAAAAGAAATCCTTGTTTTTCAGCATAAGAATCGGCTGGCCGGTCGCGTCGATAACGTCGCGCCACAGCGAGCCTTCCGGGTCGACGGTGTTTCTGCGGCTCGTTACCAAGCGGATCGGAATGTGCACGTATTTATTGTGAACAAGCCCGATAACCAATTTGGTTTTGCCCGCCATTGCCGCATGAACGGCGTTGTTGCCCAAGCGTTCGCAATAGATCGAATCGGTTGCGGTTGTGCGCGCCGAACGGATTTGATAGCTGGGGTCTATATATTTTAAATTGATGGGAATTTTTTTTGCGGCAAAGTATTCGGTGATTTTGTCGCGCAAAAAAACGCCTATGTCGCCGAGTTTTTTATTGCCGGACGCGTCTTTTGCGTCGCTTGTTTTTAAAAGTTCCTGCCCCGCACCTTCGGCAATAATCACGACGGCGTGCCGGCGTCTTTGTATGCGCTGTTCGAGCGAATCCAAAAAACCGCCGTCTCCGTCCAAGTGGAACGGAACTTCGGGAATAAGGCAAAAATTCGCTTCGTGGCTGGCGAGGGCGGTCGCCGAAGCGATAAAGCCCGCTTCGCGGCCCATAAGCTTTATGAGCCCGATGCCGTTTATCTGCGAATGCGCTTCCATATGAGCGGCCGCAACCGTTTGCGTGGCCTGTTCTACCGCCGTATCGAAACCGAAGGATTTTTGAATAAACACAAGGTCGTTGTCTACGGTTTTCGGAACGCCGACAACGGCAATTTTCAAACCGCGCTTTCCGATTTCGTCGGCGATTTCCAAAGCGCCGCGCTGCGTTCCGTCGCCGCCGATAATAAAGACCATGTTCAAATTGAGCGCTTCTATCGCGTCGACGATTTCGACAACGCGGTTTCCGCCGCCGCGGCTTGTTCCCAAAAAGGAACCGCCCGATTTATGAATGTCGTCGACGATGTCGGGATTAAGATCGATCGGGTCGAATCCCGATTCGGCAAAAAGTCCCTGAAAGCCGAACCGTATGCCGCGTATGCGGCGCACGCCGTAGCGGTTCCACAAACAGCGCACAATCGCGCGGATAACGTCGTTCAGTCCGGGGCACAAACCGCCGCAAGTGAGGATGGCCGCGTTTACGTGTTTGGGATTAAAATAAATGTATTCGCGCGGCCCCGCTTTTTGGATAAGATTGTTATTGTACGCTTCGGCTTCCGTTTCGAGTACGTTGTCGTAAACGTCTACATTATAGCGGATAAAATCGTCTTCTTTTACATAGTTTGCGATAAAATCGCCGTACACCTTCGAAAGCATAATGGGAGAAGGAACCTTGCACGGCCCCAGCTGATCAACGGTAAAATCGAATACGCCTTTCATCTTTTCATCCTAAAAAATAATTCTTGCCTGCATCGTAGTGCGTATTGCAAAAAAAAGCAAGGTTTATACACGGAAATCGCCGAATTACAAATCATCTACAAGGGCGGTCGATTTTGCATATGCGGTCGACTTTGCTTCAAAAAAGTCGGTTTTGATAAGGTTCGCATTGCTGTACTGATTTATCCACGAAGTGGCCGCAGGTTCTTCTTCGTGTCCTTCGTATACCGGCGCGAATTTCAAATTGGCACAGCGCAAATTCGCCAAATATTTTATGTAGTCGCCGATCATGGTTTTTGTAAGGCCGGCAATCTTATCGCCGATAACGTAATGCCCCCATTTGATTTCCTGTTCGGCGCCTTCTTTTATCATTGCGCGGTATTCGTCCGTAAGGGTGCTTGTAAACAGTTCCGGCTCTTCCTTTTGCAGCTCCTGCAAAATGGAGCGGAACAGCCACAAATGCGTATTTTCATCGCGGTTTATATAGCGGATTTCCTGCACGGAGCCGCTCATTTTTCCGTTGCGCCCCAAGTTGTAAAAAAACATAAAGCCCGAATAAAAATAGATGCCTTCCAAAATATAATTTGCAATCGCCGTCCGCACAAGCGTATACGGATTTTGATTTTTTTGAAAATCGTTGTACAAACCGCCGATAAAGCTGTTGCGCGCAAGCAAGTGTTCGTCGTCTTTCCACTGATATAAAATATCATTGCGTTCGGATGGGTTGCAGATGGTGTCGAGCATATAGCCGTAGCTTTGCGAATGGATCGCTTCCTGATACGTTTGAATCGCCAAGCACAGATTGACTTCGTTTGCCGTAATGTATTCGCTTATCGAGGGAAGGTTTGCGGTTTGAACGCTGTCCAAAAATACTAAAAACGACAGCGTTTTGTCGTACGCACTCCGCTCGTCGTTTGTCAGGCGGCGGTATTCCTGCACGTCGTTTTGTAAATTGATTTCTTCGGGAATCCAAAAATTGTTCATCGCCTGTCGGTACCAATCGCTTGTCCATGCATATTTTATGTTGTTAAAGTCGTTCAAATTGGTGGTGTTGCCGCCTATCATGCGCCGCCTCAATACATCCGTATCGCCATCGGCATTAAAGATTGCTTTTTTGGCCAAATGCCGGTAAATATCTTTGTTTTCCATAAAAACCTCCCGTTTTTTCACCTTATCCCGCGCACGATTCGCATTCTTCAACTTCCAGCGATTTTGAGCGCACATAGTAAATCGATTTTACGCCGGCTTCCCAGGCTAAAATGTATAAGTCCAGCACTTGTTTGAGCGTAAACGAATTGGTAATGTACAGATTTACCGACTGCGCCTGATCTATGTGCCGCTGCCGTACGCCCGCCGCGCGCAGCGACCAGCTTTGATCGACGGTATGAGCGCTTTTATACAGCCAAAAACTGCGCGCATTTAAGTCGGGGGCAACGCGCGGCATAATGCTGCCTTTTTTTTCTTCCAAAAAATAACGGTTCATCACCGGATCCGTTCCGGCGGTGGTGCCGGCAATAATCGATGTTGAACTCGTGGGCGCCACGGCCATAATGTATGCATTGCGCATTCCCTGCGCGGCTTTTTCTTTTATCGTCCGCCATTCGCTTCCCGTATAGCCGCGTTTTTCAAAATATGCGCCCGTTTGCCAATCGGAGCCGGCAAAAAAGGCGTAAG is a window encoding:
- a CDS encoding ribonucleotide-diphosphate reductase subunit beta; translated protein: MENKDIYRHLAKKAIFNADGDTDVLRRRMIGGNTTNLNDFNNIKYAWTSDWYRQAMNNFWIPEEINLQNDVQEYRRLTNDERSAYDKTLSFLVFLDSVQTANLPSISEYITANEVNLCLAIQTYQEAIHSQSYGYMLDTICNPSERNDILYQWKDDEHLLARNSFIGGLYNDFQKNQNPYTLVRTAIANYILEGIYFYSGFMFFYNLGRNGKMSGSVQEIRYINRDENTHLWLFRSILQELQKEEPELFTSTLTDEYRAMIKEGAEQEIKWGHYVIGDKIAGLTKTMIGDYIKYLANLRCANLKFAPVYEGHEEEPAATSWINQYSNANLIKTDFFEAKSTAYAKSTALVDDL